The following coding sequences are from one Humulus lupulus chromosome X, drHumLupu1.1, whole genome shotgun sequence window:
- the LOC133803645 gene encoding transcription factor MYB114-like, with protein MSISSQSSKKEANRSGSWTPEEDQKLAQVIQLHGPTKWKSLAIKAGLNRCGKSCRLRWMNYLRPNIKRGNISDQEEDLILRLHKLLGNRWSLIAGRLPGRTDNEIKNYWNSHLSKKMKQIKERNTRTNNMAQVIKEVDHHHHDHNHDHDHDHYECPKKNEINNNHGNLSFLGEDESLNLEEMSNFLEVDEAWFYFT; from the exons ATGTCTATAAGTTCTCAATCATCGAAGAAAGAAGCCAACAGATCAGGATCATGGACACCAGAAGAAGACCAAAAACTTGCTCAAGTTATTCAACTCCATGGCCCAACCAAGTGGAAATCTCTTGCTATCAAAGcag GTTTGAATCGATGTGGAAAGAGTTGCAGGTTGAGATGGATGAATTATCTTAGACCTAACATTAAAAGAGGCAATATTTCTGACCAAGAAGAGGACTTGATTCTTAGGCTTCATAAACTCTTGGGAAACag gTGGTCATTAATTGCTGGAAGATTACCTGGTCGAACTGACAATGAGATTAAGAACTATTGGAATTCCCATCTGAGTAAAAAAATGAAGCAAATTAAGGAGAGAAATACTAGGACCAATAATATGGCTCAGGTGATTAAAGAGGTggatcatcatcatcatgatcataatcatgatcatgatcATGATCATTATGAGTGTCCCAAAAAGAATGAGATTAATAATAATCATGGGAATCTATCTTTTCTTGGGGAGGATGAGTCTCTGAATTTGGAGGAGATGAGTAATTTTCTAGAGGTTGACGAGGCTTGGTTTTACTTTACTTGA